Below is a window of Desulfurobacteriaceae bacterium DNA.
CTCGCAAGTTTCTGATAGTAAAAATCTTTGTTTTTCTCAAATGCTGTCAATCTTTCCTTTAGAATTTCGTTCTTGTTTTCCCAGTATTTTTCCTCTTCTTTCAACTTCTCGTAAGTTTCTCTAAGGTGTAGATAAGTAGTAAAGGAATTTTCCCCTAAGAAATAACTATAGAAAGCCCAAGGGGCAAACAAAAGCCAAAGTAAGAGCAGTAATTTAAAGCTACACTTCAGATTCGGTATCAACTAAACCTCTCTCAATTAGTTCCTCATTATAGTATCGCTTATAAAGCGCATACCATTCAGGAGTACCTTCGTAAATTGGTCTTGAATGGGAAGCTATCTTCTCTCTTACTTTCTCATCAATCTCTCTTCTAAGTTTTGCTACTTCCTCAAAGGATCTAACTATAGCTGTTCTTATTATTCCTCTTTCTTGAGTATAATCAAGTTCGTCATCCGTAAGAATAAGTCTTAAAATTTTTCCTGCCAAGTAATTTGCTTTTTCTCTTGAGAAAACACTACCAATTACAGGAATTCCTCTTTCTTTTGCAAGTTTTTCTTTTATAAGCTTTCTTGCTTTATGGATAGAAACTCCTCTATATGTAACTTCTTCTGCATTTTCCTGAATTATTCTTTCAGCTTCCTCTTCAAGTTCCTTCTCAAGGGTATAATCTTCAAATAGAATATCATATATTTTCTTTTTGAAACTTTCAGGATTATCCGCTATTACATACTCCTTTTCAAGAAGGTTAGTGGCAACTCTGTCTGCAAGAAGTTTTAAGAACCT
It encodes the following:
- a CDS encoding DUF507 family protein encodes the protein MAKQNRFLKLLADRVATNLLEKEYVIADNPESFKKKIYDILFEDYTLEKELEEEAERIIQENAEEVTYRGVSIHKARKLIKEKLAKERGIPVIGSVFSREKANYLAGKILRLILTDDELDYTQERGIIRTAIVRSFEEVAKLRREIDEKVREKIASHSRPIYEGTPEWYALYKRYYNEELIERGLVDTESEV